One region of Eulemur rufifrons isolate Redbay chromosome 1, OSU_ERuf_1, whole genome shotgun sequence genomic DNA includes:
- the GPR17 gene encoding uracil nucleotide/cysteinyl leukotriene receptor: MNGPEVASPALMANASLATTERCGQETPLENMLFASFYLLDFILAFVGNALALWLFVRDHKSGTPANVFLMHLAVADLSCVLVLPTRLVYHFSGNHWPFGEIPCRLTGFLFYLNMYASIYFLTCISADRFLAIVHPVKSLKLRRPLYAHLACAFLWVVVAVAMAPLLVSPQTVQTNHTVVCLQLYREKASHHALVSLAVAFTFPFVTTVTCYLLIIRSLRQGPRVEQRLKNKAVRMIAMVLAIFLVCFVPYHVNRSVYVLHYRSGGTSCAAQRALALGNRITSCLTSLNGALDPVMYFFVAEKFRHALCNLLCGKRLTGPPPSFEGKTNESSLSARSEL; the protein is encoded by the coding sequence ATGAATGGCCCCGAGGTGGCCTCCCCAGCTCTGATGGCCAATGCCTCCCTGGCCACCACGGAGCGATGCGGCCAGGAGACGCCACTGGAGAACATGCTGTTCGCCTCCTTCTACCTCCTGGATTTCATCCTGGCTTTTGTTGGCAACGCCCTGGCCCTGTGGCTATTCGTCCGGGACCACAAGTCAGGCACCCCGGCCAACGTGTTCTTGATGCACCTGGCCGTGGCCGACTTGTCCTGCGTGCTGGTCCTGCCCACCCGCCTGGTCTACCACTTCTCCGGGAACCACTGGCCGTTCGGGGAGATCCCGTGCCGGCTCACTGGCTTCCTCTTCTACCTCAACATGTACGCCAGCATCTACTTCCTCACCTGCATCAGCGCTGACCGCTTCCTGGCCATCGTGCACCCGGTCAAGTCCCTCAAGCTCCGCAGGCCCCTCTATGCCCACCTGGCCTGCGCCTTCCTGTGGGTGGTGGTGGCCGTGGCCATGGCCCCGCTGCTGGTGAGCCCGCAGACCGTGCAGACCAACCACACGGTCGTCTGCCTGCAGCTGTACCGGGAGAAGGCCTCCCACCACGCCCTGGTGTCCCTGGCCGTGGCCTTCACCTTCCCATTTGTCACCACAGTCACCTGCTACCTGCTCATCATCCGCAGCCTGCGACAGGGCCCCCGCGTGGAGCAGCGCCTCAAGAACAAGGCCGTGCGCATGATCGCCATGGTGCTAGCCATCTTCCTGGTCTGCTTCGTGCCCTACCACGTCAACCGCTCGGTCTACGTGCTGCACTACCGCAGCGGTGGCACCTCCTGCGCCGCGCAGCGCGCCCTGGCCCTGGGAAACCGCATCACCTCCTGCCTCACCAGCCTCAACGGGGCCCTCGACCCCGTCATGTACTTCTTCGTGGCTGAGAAGTTCCGCCACGCCCTGTGCAACTTGCTCTGTGGGAAAAGGCTCACAGGCCCACCCCCCAGCTTCGAAGGGAAAACCAACGAGAGCTCGCTGAGTGCCAGGTCGGAGCTGTGA